One Kangiella geojedonensis DNA segment encodes these proteins:
- a CDS encoding acyl-CoA desaturase: MRQWFDNKIVGADSGDEVDWPRVIPYILLHLSCLFVLVVGVSWIAIAVCAASYFVRMFAITAFYHRYFSHKSFKTSRFMQAIFGFLGATATQRGPLWWAAHHRHHHKHADTEKDSHSPRDGFLRSHTLWFLNKKNFATNEDRVKDLVKYKELRWLDRYDIVPPIIYAFLVLMVGTYIEHVHPELGATKWQILIWGYFVSTVVLSHVTFLINSLAHVWGFRSFETNDDSRNNPLLALLTLGEGWHNNHHQFPSSVKQGLRWWELDISYYLLFMMEKLGLIWDLRKPDAAKIQEERV; the protein is encoded by the coding sequence TTGAGACAGTGGTTTGATAACAAAATAGTAGGCGCTGATTCAGGCGACGAGGTCGACTGGCCTAGAGTAATACCCTATATCTTACTCCATTTGAGCTGTTTATTTGTATTGGTCGTTGGTGTGAGCTGGATAGCTATTGCAGTATGTGCAGCAAGTTACTTTGTTCGCATGTTTGCTATTACGGCCTTTTACCATCGCTACTTTTCCCATAAAAGTTTTAAAACGAGTCGTTTCATGCAGGCGATCTTTGGCTTTTTAGGGGCAACTGCAACGCAGCGTGGCCCACTGTGGTGGGCTGCACATCACCGCCATCATCATAAGCATGCAGATACGGAAAAAGATTCTCACTCGCCACGTGATGGCTTCTTAAGAAGTCACACATTGTGGTTCCTGAACAAGAAGAATTTCGCTACAAATGAAGATCGTGTTAAGGATTTAGTGAAGTACAAAGAATTGAGGTGGTTGGATCGGTATGACATTGTTCCACCAATTATCTATGCATTCTTGGTATTAATGGTCGGCACCTATATTGAACATGTTCATCCCGAACTCGGTGCTACAAAGTGGCAAATATTAATTTGGGGATACTTTGTGTCAACGGTTGTATTATCGCACGTGACATTTTTAATTAATTCGCTTGCTCACGTTTGGGGATTCCGTAGCTTTGAGACAAATGATGATAGTCGCAACAATCCATTACTGGCTTTGCTCACTCTGGGGGAGGGCTGGCATAATAATCATCACCAATTCCCATCATCGGTAAAACAAGGACTAAGGTGGTGGGAGCTTGATATAAGCTACTACCTTTTATTTATGATGGAAAAGCTAGGTCTGATTTGGGATTTACGAAAGCCCGATGCGGCTAAAATTCAGGAGGAAAGGGTGTGA